The genomic window GGGACTGAGGAAACATGGACCGCAAGGTTGCGTGCGCCTCAGTCCTACTCGACCCCGAAATTATTTCTGCAAAAGTTCTTTCGGATTTCCGTTTTCGCGCTTCGGACGTATTCCATCCTGTCCATCCCGTTCATCCTGTCTTTCGATTTCGCGGTTTTAGCAAAGGGGTTGACACTCAGAAATACATAAAATTTGTACCACCTTGGCAAATCCAGTAGAAGACCCGCCAGGAGTGGAAAACCTGCTCGCTTGGAATTTGTGCGTGGATCGGCCAGCCGGTATTCCTGCCTCAACAAAAGCGACCGAGGCAGGCTACCGACGCAGGACAGGTTCCAGCCACAAGCCCCAGGTACCGTTGAGATTGGTGGTCGCGGCTTGCGATTTCAGTTCCAATTGGTTCACGTCTGCCACGGCGATGGAAAACGATTTACTGGTCATCGGCTTGAGGGGGCCGGAGCGCCAGAGTTCGCGACCGTCGCCAACGATGGTAAATTCCATTTGTCCAGTTTTTTCCGCGCCCGCACCGGTGGTTTTCCAAGCGTGTGGAAAGAGAATAGTCAAACTCCCAAAAAGGAGAAAAAGACGTTGTTTCATATCCAGTTTCGTTGTTGTGTGAGTTGCTCAGGGCGTTTGCAGTCTTAGGGCGCGAAGTTGGCAGGGGTAGAGGGAGAGTTTCAAAATTCCATTTGGCGCGGACACGGTATCGCCAGTCACGGCGTCGGTGAGGCGGCCGTTCGGTGGAAGCCTGATAGTGAGGTTGGATTTTTCCGCGAAGCCGGTGTTCACGATGGCGAGGTAGGTGCCGTGTTGGGGTGTGGGGATGGAGCGGACGGTAATTTCAGCGTCCGCACAGGCATCCTTCAGGCGCGAGGAGGGCAGCGCGGGCAGGGAGAGAAAGGCGGTATTGAAGGCGCGCACGTATTCCGGGAAGCCGCGGTTAAAAGTGCGCCCCACCAGGTAGCCGAGGAAGCGCGGGTCGCCATTGGCCATGGCGCGGGCCTCGGCCAGGAGGCAATAGGGGCCAGCACGTTCGATGTCGGCGGCAAAGTAACCCAGTTTTTCGTGATCTTCGCGGTCGAAGGCCATGTTTTCGTTGAGGGTGTAGTGGCGCACGAGGGCCAGGCCGCTGAGCGTGCGGAAGGCGTCAAAGGTCCTGGCGTCGCCCACAGTGTAGCTGCGGTTGAATGCGTGAGTCAGCAGCACGCCCTCAGTGTTTTGATAGCGTTTGGGATCGGCGGGCGGGTTGCCGTGATCGGGTTCCCAACCACCCCAGCGCAATGGGCCGGTCTGCATGGCTTGCAGGTAGAGGTTCTGGGCGTACACGTCTTCCGGGGTGATGGCTTTGCCGGGTTTTTCCTTACCGGGCGGTTGCTTTAACCATTCCAGCCAGCCAGCAGGGTTGTCGGTGACAAGATGGCGATCCCAAGAGGGCAGGGAGACTCCGGGCTCGGAGGCGTCGGTGGTGTAGAGCATGAAAGCGTTGGAATTCACACCGGATTGGCGCAGGTGATCGCGCATGGCCAGGAGGAACTCGCGGCGTTTGCCGTACCACCAGTCGTAATAGGCGTCGAGCAACGGCTTGCTGGCTTGGAGTTCTTCCCGCGTGACGGCTTTCCCGTGATTGGCTTCGGTGGCAAAGCGTTGGCGGGTGGCATCGCCAAAGCCAATTGGCAGTTGCGAGCGTGGACGCATCCAGGCACCGAGGAATTGCGCGGAGTCTTTGAACCGCACCATGGTCACATCGAGCATTTTCTGAAAGTCAGCGCGGGTATCCGGATCGGTGAGATCGGCGTTGGCGGATTCAATCCACTTGATGTGGGTGTAGGCATCGTTGCGGGTCAGGGGCTTGGCGCGGCGTTGCGGCCCCAGACCTTTGGAGCCTTTGCTGCCCGAGTATTCATAGTAGGGTAGCACAGAAAACCCGCGTTCGCCCATGAGTTTGACGATGTCGCTCCAGAGATTTTTGTGCGCGTTATTGAAGTACACCCATTCATTGCCGCCGCCGGGGGTGGAATCCCAGTGTTGGCACGCGCCGAATTCAAGCAGGTCCTTGGTATAGGTGTTAATAGCAAGGAACTGCATCACCTCAGCCTTGTAACGGTACCAATCCAGTGGGTTCTTCAGGCCGCGCTCCTCTTCCTTGGTGGCGTCAATCACGCCATCCGCCATTTCCTCACGCCAGAAGATGTGGCGGCGCGGCAACCCGGCGGGGGGCGCGGTGTAGCGGGCTTGCAGGCGGGCGGGGTCCGGCACTTCAAACAGGCGGATGCGCCGTACGGCGGCTCCGTGCGATGGCGGATCATTTTCGGCGGAGAATTGAACGATGGTTACATCAAAGCCATCTTCAGGCATCAGGGATCGCACCCCTTTGCCGCGTGGAAACGAACGGTCCGGAAAGCGGTCGTGCAAATTGAAGAGCATTTTCCAGGTCTCATAGCGCCCGGATAGGGGAACGCGCAGGGACTCGGAGTTGTTATTGACGTATTTGGGGTACAACGCATCGCCCACGGTTGGCCCGGTATGAAAGCCGCGGCAGGTTTCGTTACCGCTGTTCAACACCATCATGGAGCGGGGGGCGTCCTCGGGATACTCCACGGTGAGCAAATACGCTTTGCCCGGGGTGAGCAGTTTGTAACGGCCGAGCCGGTACGAAAAATAGGCGGCTTCGCCAGGCACTGGTGGCAGGACCCGGCACGGAGTGCCGAGGAGACGTTCAACCTTGCTGGCATTGGCCGGGCTTTCCACGAGTGTCCGGGTGGGGGCAGTTTGTGCGCAATCCACTTCATCCACCAGCGGCAGCGAACCAAAGAGAGGCCCGCAATCCACGAGCGGACGGTTGGCGACTTCCTTTTGAGCTGCCGCCAACGCGGTCTCCCGCTCCGCTTTGGCTTTGGCGGCAGCAACTTTGCTTGCTTGTAAAGCCTGGAAGGTTTCTGGCGAGTACTCGTAGAGGACCGCTTCCCCCACTTGCGCACCACCCGTCTGCCGAGTGAACCGCACGTAACGCGTGGTGACCTCTAGCGGCACTTGCGCCCATTTCTTGAACGCCACCGTTTCGTAGGTCGCCACTTTCTGCCACTTACCCGGTTCGCCGATGGAAATATCAATGAAGCCCACGTTGAAAAGATCGTATAACCAGAGTGTGGATAGATGGCGCGCGTGCCCCAGATCCAAGTATGCGCTGACCGGGTATTCGTTTTTGAATTGGGCACCCACCTGCCAGATGGTTTGCGGTGCCCCAGTGGGAGGATCATTCGCAATTTCCTGCTCGTCCACCAGCGCCTCGGGGTTGCCATGCGTGGCCTCGTTTACCACCATTTTGGGGTTGAGGGGGACGCGGGTTTCACCGGGACTGCGGGCTGGGGCTGGAGCGGCATTGGCGCAAGGCAGGCAATGGCCCAATGATAGGAGCAGCAGAGGAAGGAGGAGGGGAACCTTAACTCCGAAATCCGAAATTCGAATACCGAAAGAAGTCCGAAATCCGAATGCTGAAACGGTGGTTTGGTGATCTGTATGGCAGTGTTCTGTTACATGTAATTTCTTATCGCTCATGTCACGGTGTCCCTGTTTCGGGTTTCGATTTTTGGATTTCTTTCGGTATTCGGTATTCGGGTTTTCCAGTTTCCACTAGAAACGCGAGGTCTGAAAAAAGCAAGACGCGCCCGAGGGCGCGTCTTGACGTTTTACATGGAGGATGACATCAGTGGGGGATTGCCATTGCGAGCAAAAACTCGATGTTGCTGCGCGTTTTCTTTAGTTTTCCCAGCAACAGTTCCATGGCTTCCACAGGCGGCACACCGGTGAGGGCGCGGCGCAGAATGACCACCCGGGAATATTCGTCGGGATGATAGAGCAGCTCTTCCTTGCGGGTTCCAGAGAGTTCAACGTTGATCGAGGGGAAGATGCGGCGATCCACCAAGTGGCGGTCCAAGTGTACTTCCATGTTGCCGGTGCCTTTAAACTCTTCAAAGATGACTTCATCCATGCGGGAGCCGGTATCCACCAACGCCGTGGCCATGATGGTCAGTGACCCACCTTCCTCAATGTTACGCGCGGCACCGAAGAAACGCTTCGGTTTGTGCAGCGCATTGGCGTCCACACCGCCGGAGAGAATCTTGCCCGAGTGAGGCTGCACGGTGTTGTACGCACGAGCCAGGCGGGTGATGGAATCCAACAGGATGACCACGTCCTTTTTGTGTTCGACCATGCGCTTGGCTTTTTCGATCACCATCTCGGCGACGGCGACGTGCCGTTCCGGCGGTTCATCGAAGGTGGAACTGATGACTTCCGCGCCTTTGCAAGTGCGCTCCATATCCGTGACTTCCTCGGGGCGCTCGTCAATCAGGAGAATGAAGAGATAGGACTCGGGGTTGTTCTTTAGAATGGCGTTGGCCAACTTCTGCATTAATACGGTTTTGCCGGTACGCGGCGGCGCGACAATGATGCCACGAGTGCCTTTACCGATGGGGCAGACCAAGTCCAGCACGCGCGTGGACAATTCATCTGCGGCGTTTTCCAGAATGAAACGCTTTTCCGGGAACAACGGCGTGAGGTTGTCAAAGTGCGTTTTATCCTTGGCCTTGTCCGGCTCTTCGCCGTCCACCGCCTCGACTTTCAGCAGCGCAAAAAACTTTTCCTTTTCCTTGGGCGGGCGAATCTGGCCGGCGACCAAGTTGCCGGTTTGCAGATTGAACCGGCGGATTTGCGACGGGGAAACGTAGATATCCTCAGGGCAAGGCAGGTAGTTGAAGCTCTTTGAGCGCAAGAAACCGAAGCCTTCCGGCAGGATTTCCAGCACGCCCTCGGAGAACATCACGCCGCTGCGTTCCGCGTTCTTTTGCAAGACGTGAAAGATGACCTCATGCTTGCGCATGGTGCCGAAATTTTCGATGCCTATCTCCTTGGCCATGCGGTTCAGCGCGACCATGCTCATGGCTTGAAGATCGGCAATGTTCAAGGAGGTGGCAATCTTGTCGCGGCTTATCGGGGCGACGTCATCCATGCCTTCTTTGGTTTCAATGGCATGCTTGGGCGGTTGCAGTTCCGCCGCTTCGTGAATCCGCACCGCTTCGCGCATCACGGCTTCCAGGATGGGATTTTTGCCGGTGTCACGCGGTGGACGAGCCCCCTTCGGTTGACGGGGTCGGCGCAGACCGGTTTCCGGCGTAGCCGGCTCGGGAACCGGGGCCGGCGCGGCAGGTTCCGGAGTCGGGACTTCAGCCACCGGAGTCGGCTCAGGTTCAGGCGATGGTGGGGCGGGCGGGGGCGGCGGCACGGACACAACCGGTTCAGGCTCTGGCGCCGAGACGGAGGCTGGCGTTTCGATGGACAACGTCGCCTGAGCCTCAACGGCAACTTTGGCCGCCTTCTTTTTTGCGACCTTGGGTTTCGCTATTCTTGGCATAAATTTTTTCGTTAAAATTAATTATTTTCGCGGTGGGAACATAGCCAACCAGGAAGCCAATCCGAAGATCGCTCCCGTGAAGCGCCAGTCTAACACGCGGGTTATCAAATGCACCAGTCGCCCATAGGACGCTGGGAACACCTAATGCATAGCCTAAGTTGGTCAGTACGGCAAGGGAAATTTTGCCGTTAATTCGCGGACACGTTCGCGGACCTTGTGGGCCGCCTCGATATTCTTCAGATCGAGCAGGACTTCCGAGATCATATCCGCGATGGCCGCCATTTCGGTCTCCTTCATTCCGCGGGTGGTGACGGCAGGGGTGCCGACGCGGACGCCACTGGCTTGGAAGGGGGATCGGGTTTCAAATGGAATGGTGTTTTTGTTGACCGTGATACCCGCTTCATCAAGGGCGATCTGGCAATCTTTACCGGTCAGGTTGCGTGCGCCCACATCCATCAACATCAGGTGGTTGTCCGTGCCACCGCTGACCAGCCGGAAGCCGTTCCGCTTAAGTCCCTCCGCCATCGCTTTGGCGTTCTTGACGATTTGTTCCTGATACGTTTTGAAACCAGGTTGCAAGGCCTCTTGGAAGCAAACCGCTTTGGCGGCGATCACGTGCATTAATGGCCCGCCCTGAATGCCGGGGAACACCATGGAATCAATTTCCTTGGCGTACTTTTCTTTGCACAGAATTAAACCGCCACGCGGGCCGCGTAACGTTTTATGGGTGGTAGTGGTGACAAAATCCGCGTGAGGCACCGGGCTGGGATGCTGACCCGTCGCAACCAAACCGGCAATATGCGCAATGTCGGCCAGCAGCAGCGCGCCGACTTCCCGTGCGATTTCGCCTAAACGTGCAAAATCAATAATGCGCGGATACGCGCTGGCGCCCACAGTAATCATTTTGGGTTTGTGCAGACGGGCGAGGTCGGCCAGTTGATTATAATCAATCCGTTCGTCGTCCTTGCGCACACCGTAATGGATGATCTCAAAGAATTTACCCGAGAAATTGGCCTTGTTGCCGTGGGTCAGATGCCCGCCGTGCGAGAGATCCATGGTAAGCATGCGGTCCCCCGGTTTGAGCACCGCAAAATAGACGCCCATGTTGGCACCACTGCCGGAGTGGGGTTGCACATTGGCGTGATCCGCTCCGAACAATTTCTTGGCGCGGTCAATCGCCAGTTGTTCCGCCACGTCCACGTTTTCGCAGCCGCCATACCACCGTTTCTTCGGATACCCTTCGGCGTACTTGTTCGTTAGCACCGAGCCTTGGGCCTCCATGACCGCTGGACTGGTGAAGTTTTCACTGGCGATCAGTTCGATGTTCTGCTGCTGGCGTTGGCGCTCATGCGCGATCACCTCGGCAATTTCCGGGTCCACCGCGCTCACGCGCAATTCCGGCGCGGAGACGCACCATTCCATTTTATGAACGCGGCGCTCATGGCGTCCGCCACCGTCAAAGGGGGTGTTGAGAAACGCGTCAACCATCTGGCAAGCAAGGTCTGCCGGGGTGCTCTTGGCGCCGAGGCAGAGAACGTTCGCGTCGTTGTGAGTGCGGGAGATGGCCGCCATGTCGGCGTTGCACGCTAGCGCGGCACGCACGCCGGCCACCTTATTGGCGGCAATGCTCATGCCGATGCCGGAGGTGCAGACCAGGACGCCAAACCGGGCCTGGCCACCGGCGACTGCTTTGGCTACCGCGTGCGCAAAATCGGGATAATCAGTGGACGCATCAGATTGAGTGCCGAAATCGCGGCAGGCAATGCCTTTGCGCTGAAGGTATTCCACTAGGGACTGTTTGAGGATGAAGCCGCCGTGGTCGGCGCCAATTGCAATCGTGGTTGTCGAATTCAAGTTCGTTTCCATGGGTTTGGAGGTTTGTTCAATGAATTTTAAAACACTCAGGATGCCCTGCTCAATCTCGTCGCGGCAATAGGCATACACATTGAAGGGCATGCCGATCGGGTCCCGGATTTCTTTCTCGTAGCCCTGCAAGGCATCGTCAAATTCGCGGAGCAGGAAGGTTTTTTCTGCCGCCTGGGGGTAAATCAGCATGATGGCGTCCACGTGGCTCATCGTCATGCCGAAGATATAGTCGGCCTGGTTGACCAACTCGGCGGTCAGCGCCCGGCTGCGTTGCGCGGAGATATCAATGCCGATTTCTTTCAACGCCCGGACGGAGTGGTCACTGGGCGGTTGACCGTCGTAGGCACCCACGCCGGCGGAAAGCACGCGGAATTCGCCGCGCCCCTTTAATAGGCGGCGGCAAATTCCCTCAGCCATGGGGCTGCGGCAGATATTGCCAGTGCATACAAATAAGATTGTCTTCATACCAGCGTAAGACTGGGAAAGACCTTGTGACGGCCCGGCCAAAACGTCAACGGGAAATCCTGAAAATTTCGCATTTATGGTTTGGTTGGTTGCACGATGGCCAGCCCTTTCAAAAGGTCCAGTGCGCGCGCCAGCACGGGGTCGCGCACCAGCTTGGCGGGGTTGGCGATTTTGGTTGCCGCGCTGTCTTCCTGATCCGGGTCCTTGCCTTCCCGGCGCATCCGCACCAGTTCGGCCTCGTTAATACGGGCGCGAGCGGTCCGGTTGGTGGACGTGTTGCCGACTGCTGCCAGCGGTTGATTGGGCAGGCGAAATTCATCTTGGAAAAAGGCGATTTCCTCTTCCGGGCTGATTCTCACCAAAATGTCGGGCCGGACGCCTCGCGTTTCCAAGGGTTGGCCTTCACCTACCTGGACCAGCGCGCTGGCAATGCGGATCGTTTGTCCGTTGGCCAGTTTGAACTCTTGTAACACGGCAGCCTGTCCGGCGGTGTTGGTGCCCAGGATCAGGCCGGTCCGGTTTTCGCGCAATGCCGCTGCGAGCGCCTCCGGAGCGCCCATGGTTCCCTGGTTTACCAGAATCATCACGGGTCCCTTGATCGCGTTGGTTTTGGCATGGGAACGCGCGTTTTCTCCCGCCCAGGAGAGCAGGGAACGTTCGTCGGAGAAAAATAAATCTGCTACCGCGCCTGCGGCGGCAAAGTCCGTGCCGCGCGCAAACCGGAGATCAAGCACCAGCCCTTTCAGGCGGTTGGTGGTGGCGAGGTTTTCCCAAGCCTTGATAACAGTTTCCGCCGCGCCAGCCTCGACGCGGTTGAGGCGGAGGTAGGCATAACTGCTATCATACACTGTCGCTTTAGGAAGCACTGGTGCATTGGTGTCGGTGGGGGCGGTTGTTCCCAGAATGACCCGGCCTTTGAAGCGTTCCAGCAGTCCGGCCAAGGCGGCTTGATCCAACTGCTGCTCCGTGACGCCTTTAAGTTGGGTGCGCAGCAAGTCATAGACTTCCCGGAAGGAAGGTTCGGCCGCCGCGTGCGCGCTCAGGCTGGCGCTCAGCAGGAACGCAAACATGTTCATCAATTTCATATCATACCCCTTTCATGGCCTTCGACGCGATGTCGCGACGAAATTGTGCCCCTTCAAACTGGATGGTTTCCACCGCTGCATAGGCTGCCGACTGGGCGCTTCGCAGGTCTTTCGCCCAGGCGGTCACGCCAAGGACGCGTCCGCCTTGGGTGACGATTTGATCGCCCGCCCGTCCGGTGCCGGCATGGAATACTTTCGTGTTTGGCAGCCGGGCGGCGGTGTCCAAACCGGCAATTGGTTTGCCTTTGGCGTAGCTGCCGGGGTAACCGCCGGAGGCCATCACCACGCACACGGCCGACATGGGGCTCCATTTAAGCTCGATTTTGCGCAAGGTGCCGTCCAGGCAGGCTTCCATTAGTTCTACCAAGTCATTTTCCAGGCGCGGCAGGTACACTTGGGTTTCTGGATCGCCAAAGCGGGCGTTGTATTCGAGCACTTTGGGGCCGTCAGCAGTCAGCATTAGCCCTGGATACAGGATACCACGATAATCAATGCCTTCCGCCTGGCAACCTTTGAGCCATGGCTCCATGATTTTTTTGGCGACCTTGATTAGATCTCCCGGTCCCAGGAACGGGGTAGGGGAATATGTGCCCATCCCGCCAGTATTCAGCCCTTGGTCGCCATCCAGTGCGCGCTTATGGTCTTGCGCGGTTGGGAACAATTGCGCGCATTGGCCGTCGCAGAGGGCGTGCAGGGAGACCTCGATACCGGTCAAAAACTCTTGAATGACCACTTGGCGTCCGGCGGTGCCGAAGGTTTGTTTGACCAAGATTTCCTCGATGGCTTGATCGGCTTGCGCCATATCTTTACAGATCAACACGCCTTTTCCCAGCGCGAGGCCGTCGGCTTTGACGGCGCACTTGCCGCCCAGTTCAGCGGCGAACCGCGATGCCTCAAGCGGGTCGGTGAATGTGCCGGCGCGGGCGGTGGGAATGCCGTGGCGCTGCATGAACTCCTGGGAAAACACCTTGGATGACTCGAATTGGGCGGCTTTTTGGTTGGGACCCCAGATGCGCAAACCATGTTGCTGGAAGAGGTCCACGATCCCCATGGCCAACGGGTTATCCGGCCCGACGACGGTGAGCGCCACGTGTTTTTCCTGGGCGAACGCCAGCAGCCGTGGCAAATCCTCAGCGCTTAACGGCACGCATTCCACCAGCGACTGGTTGCCGGCCAGGCGTTCCTGCCCAATACCGGCATTTCCGGGCGCACACCACAGTTGCGTGGGGTGCGGCGACCGGGCCAGTTTCCAAACCAACGCGTGTTCGCGTCCGCCAGAGCCGATGACCAATATCTTCATGCGCGGCGCTATTCAACCCAAACCCGGGACATAAGACAATCATTTCGTGAGGTTGAATATTTTTGAACAATTATTGCCGGCGGCGTTCAAATGCGGTGTATCGTTGCCAGATTATGAGGTTGATTAAAAGTAAGTTGATGATTGGGACCTTGGTTACGGGTGGGTTGTTGTCCATCCTGACGCCGGCGGTGTCGGCCAAGGAGAATTCTTCTGCGGCGCTGGATTTGGCGCGGCAGTTAAACCAGGCGTTCATTGAGGTGGCGGATAAAGTTTCGCCCTCGGTGGTCGTGGTCAAGGTGGCGCTTAAATCGCCGCATTCGTGGATGGATGACGAGGAGAATCCGCTCTGGGAGATGGTGCCCAAGGAATGGCGCAAACGCTATGAAGATCGTCGCGCCCGCCCGCGTGCCAATCAGGAACCGATCTTCGACGGCCAGGGTTCCGGTATTATTATTCGCAAGGAAGGGTATATCCTGACGAATCGCCACGTGGTGGATGGCGCGAGCAAGATTCGTGTGCGTCTGAAGGATGGGCGTGAGTTTGACGCGGAGGTCAAGGGGATGGACGCCCAATCGGATATCGCGGTGATTCGTTTGCTCGATAAGAGCCTCAAGGATTTGCCCGAGGCCAAGCTGGCGGATTCCAGTCTGGTGCGGGTGGGTGAGTTTGCCATCGCCATCGGCGCACCGTTTGACCTGGATTATAGCGTGACGTTCGGCCATGTCAGCGCGAAGGGGCGCACGCATGTCATTCCCGATCCGGCGATGGATCAGGATTTCATCCAGACGGACGCGAACATCAACCCCGGCAACAGCGGCGGCCCGTTGGTGAACATTAACAG from Verrucomicrobiota bacterium includes these protein-coding regions:
- the purD gene encoding phosphoribosylamine--glycine ligase, with translation MKILVIGSGGREHALVWKLARSPHPTQLWCAPGNAGIGQERLAGNQSLVECVPLSAEDLPRLLAFAQEKHVALTVVGPDNPLAMGIVDLFQQHGLRIWGPNQKAAQFESSKVFSQEFMQRHGIPTARAGTFTDPLEASRFAAELGGKCAVKADGLALGKGVLICKDMAQADQAIEEILVKQTFGTAGRQVVIQEFLTGIEVSLHALCDGQCAQLFPTAQDHKRALDGDQGLNTGGMGTYSPTPFLGPGDLIKVAKKIMEPWLKGCQAEGIDYRGILYPGLMLTADGPKVLEYNARFGDPETQVYLPRLENDLVELMEACLDGTLRKIELKWSPMSAVCVVMASGGYPGSYAKGKPIAGLDTAARLPNTKVFHAGTGRAGDQIVTQGGRVLGVTAWAKDLRSAQSAAYAAVETIQFEGAQFRRDIASKAMKGV
- a CDS encoding NPCBM/NEW2 domain-containing protein — encoded protein: MKQRLFLLFGSLTILFPHAWKTTGAGAEKTGQMEFTIVGDGRELWRSGPLKPMTSKSFSIAVADVNQLELKSQAATTNLNGTWGLWLEPVLRR
- a CDS encoding S41 family peptidase, encoding MKLMNMFAFLLSASLSAHAAAEPSFREVYDLLRTQLKGVTEQQLDQAALAGLLERFKGRVILGTTAPTDTNAPVLPKATVYDSSYAYLRLNRVEAGAAETVIKAWENLATTNRLKGLVLDLRFARGTDFAAAGAVADLFFSDERSLLSWAGENARSHAKTNAIKGPVMILVNQGTMGAPEALAAALRENRTGLILGTNTAGQAAVLQEFKLANGQTIRIASALVQVGEGQPLETRGVRPDILVRISPEEEIAFFQDEFRLPNQPLAAVGNTSTNRTARARINEAELVRMRREGKDPDQEDSAATKIANPAKLVRDPVLARALDLLKGLAIVQPTKP
- the rpiB gene encoding ribose 5-phosphate isomerase B, translated to MKTILFVCTGNICRSPMAEGICRRLLKGRGEFRVLSAGVGAYDGQPPSDHSVRALKEIGIDISAQRSRALTAELVNQADYIFGMTMSHVDAIMLIYPQAAEKTFLLREFDDALQGYEKEIRDPIGMPFNVYAYCRDEIEQGILSVLKFIEQTSKPMETNLNSTTTIAIGADHGGFILKQSLVEYLQRKGIACRDFGTQSDASTDYPDFAHAVAKAVAGGQARFGVLVCTSGIGMSIAANKVAGVRAALACNADMAAISRTHNDANVLCLGAKSTPADLACQMVDAFLNTPFDGGGRHERRVHKMEWCVSAPELRVSAVDPEIAEVIAHERQRQQQNIELIASENFTSPAVMEAQGSVLTNKYAEGYPKKRWYGGCENVDVAEQLAIDRAKKLFGADHANVQPHSGSGANMGVYFAVLKPGDRMLTMDLSHGGHLTHGNKANFSGKFFEIIHYGVRKDDERIDYNQLADLARLHKPKMITVGASAYPRIIDFARLGEIAREVGALLLADIAHIAGLVATGQHPSPVPHADFVTTTTHKTLRGPRGGLILCKEKYAKEIDSMVFPGIQGGPLMHVIAAKAVCFQEALQPGFKTYQEQIVKNAKAMAEGLKRNGFRLVSGGTDNHLMLMDVGARNLTGKDCQIALDEAGITVNKNTIPFETRSPFQASGVRVGTPAVTTRGMKETEMAAIADMISEVLLDLKNIEAAHKVRERVRELTAKFPLPY
- the rho gene encoding transcription termination factor Rho; translation: MDDVAPISRDKIATSLNIADLQAMSMVALNRMAKEIGIENFGTMRKHEVIFHVLQKNAERSGVMFSEGVLEILPEGFGFLRSKSFNYLPCPEDIYVSPSQIRRFNLQTGNLVAGQIRPPKEKEKFFALLKVEAVDGEEPDKAKDKTHFDNLTPLFPEKRFILENAADELSTRVLDLVCPIGKGTRGIIVAPPRTGKTVLMQKLANAILKNNPESYLFILLIDERPEEVTDMERTCKGAEVISSTFDEPPERHVAVAEMVIEKAKRMVEHKKDVVILLDSITRLARAYNTVQPHSGKILSGGVDANALHKPKRFFGAARNIEEGGSLTIMATALVDTGSRMDEVIFEEFKGTGNMEVHLDRHLVDRRIFPSINVELSGTRKEELLYHPDEYSRVVILRRALTGVPPVEAMELLLGKLKKTRSNIEFLLAMAIPH